The following are encoded together in the Mustela nigripes isolate SB6536 chromosome 11, MUSNIG.SB6536, whole genome shotgun sequence genome:
- the NUBP2 gene encoding cytosolic Fe-S cluster assembly factor NUBP2 isoform X1, producing the protein MLRVQGRAVHQCDSGWVPVFVDQEQSISLMSVGFLLESPDEAVVWRGPKKNALIKQFVSDVAWGQLDYLVVDTPPGTSDEHMAAVEALRPYGPLGALVVTTPQAVSVGDVRRELTFCRKTGLQVVGIVENMSGFICPHCTECTNVFSQGGGAELARLAGVPFLGSVPLDPELTRSLEEGRDFIRDFPQSPAFPALSSIAQKVLSEAPARLS; encoded by the exons ATGCTTCGGGTGCAGGGCAGGGCCGTGCACCAGTGTGACAGTGGCTGGGTCCCCGTCTTTGTGGACCAGGAGCAGAGCATCTCTCTCATGTCCGTGGGCTTCCTGCTGGAGAGCCCGGACGAGGCAGTGGTGTGGAGGGGCCCCAAGAAGAACG CGCTGATAAAGCAGTTCGTGTCTGACGTGGCCTGGGGACAGCTGGATTACCTGGTTGTGGACACGCCCCCGGGGACCTCTGATGAGCACATGGCTGCTGTGGAGGCGCTGCGCCCCTATGGCCCCCTGGGGGCCCTCGTGGTCACCACGCCACAG GCGGTGTCTGTGGGGGATGTGAGGCGGGAGCTGACCTTCTGTAGGAAGACAGGGCTGCAGGTGGTCGGGATCGTGGAGAACATGAGTGGTTTCATCTGTCCCCACTGCACA GAGTGCACCAACGTCTTCTCCCAGGGAGGCGGGGCAGAGCTGGCCAGACTCGCCGGAGTCCCCTTCCTGG GATCTGTGCCTCTGGACCCTGAGCTCACCAGGAGCCTGGAGGAAGGTCGAGACTTCATCAGGGACTTCCCTCAGAGTCCCGCCTTCCCCGCGCTCTCCTCCATAGCCCAGAAGGTTCTGAGTGAGGCGCCTGCTCGGCTCTCCTGA
- the NUBP2 gene encoding cytosolic Fe-S cluster assembly factor NUBP2 isoform X2, producing the protein MSVGFLLESPDEAVVWRGPKKNALIKQFVSDVAWGQLDYLVVDTPPGTSDEHMAAVEALRPYGPLGALVVTTPQAVSVGDVRRELTFCRKTGLQVVGIVENMSGFICPHCTECTNVFSQGGGAELARLAGVPFLARPLPSPFAGSVPLDPELTRSLEEGRDFIRDFPQSPAFPALSSIAQKVLSEAPARLS; encoded by the exons ATGTCCGTGGGCTTCCTGCTGGAGAGCCCGGACGAGGCAGTGGTGTGGAGGGGCCCCAAGAAGAACG CGCTGATAAAGCAGTTCGTGTCTGACGTGGCCTGGGGACAGCTGGATTACCTGGTTGTGGACACGCCCCCGGGGACCTCTGATGAGCACATGGCTGCTGTGGAGGCGCTGCGCCCCTATGGCCCCCTGGGGGCCCTCGTGGTCACCACGCCACAG GCGGTGTCTGTGGGGGATGTGAGGCGGGAGCTGACCTTCTGTAGGAAGACAGGGCTGCAGGTGGTCGGGATCGTGGAGAACATGAGTGGTTTCATCTGTCCCCACTGCACA GAGTGCACCAACGTCTTCTCCCAGGGAGGCGGGGCAGAGCTGGCCAGACTCGCCGGAGTCCCCTTCCTGG CccgtcccctgccctcccccttcgCAGGATCTGTGCCTCTGGACCCTGAGCTCACCAGGAGCCTGGAGGAAGGTCGAGACTTCATCAGGGACTTCCCTCAGAGTCCCGCCTTCCCCGCGCTCTCCTCCATAGCCCAGAAGGTTCTGAGTGAGGCGCCTGCTCGGCTCTCCTGA
- the NUBP2 gene encoding cytosolic Fe-S cluster assembly factor NUBP2 isoform X3 has protein sequence MAEAAEPGNLAGVRHILLVLSGKGGVGKSTISTELALALRHAGKKVGILDVDLCGPSIPRMLRVQGRAVHQCDSGWVPVFVDQEQSISLMSVGFLLESPDEAVVWRGPKKNALIKQFVSDVAWGQLDYLVVDTPPGTSDEHMAAVEALRPYGPLGALVVTTPQAVSVGDVRRELTFCRKTGLQVVGIVENMSGFICPHCTECTNVFSQGGGAELARLAGVPFLARPLPSPFAGSVPLDPELTRSLEEGRDFIRDFPQSPAFPALSSIAQKVLSEAPARLS, from the exons ATGGCGGAGGCGGCGG AGCCTGGAAACCTGGCAGGTGTCCGGCACATCCTCCTCGTCCTCTCAGGAAAGGGGGGGGTCGGGAAAAGCACCATCTCCACGGAACTGGCCCTGGCCCTGCGCCATGCGGGCAAGAAG GTGGGCATCCTCGACGTGGACCTGTGTGGCCCCAGCATCCCCCGCATGCTTCGGGTGCAGGGCAGGGCCGTGCACCAGTGTGACAGTGGCTGGGTCCCCGTCTTTGTGGACCAGGAGCAGAGCATCTCTCTCATGTCCGTGGGCTTCCTGCTGGAGAGCCCGGACGAGGCAGTGGTGTGGAGGGGCCCCAAGAAGAACG CGCTGATAAAGCAGTTCGTGTCTGACGTGGCCTGGGGACAGCTGGATTACCTGGTTGTGGACACGCCCCCGGGGACCTCTGATGAGCACATGGCTGCTGTGGAGGCGCTGCGCCCCTATGGCCCCCTGGGGGCCCTCGTGGTCACCACGCCACAG GCGGTGTCTGTGGGGGATGTGAGGCGGGAGCTGACCTTCTGTAGGAAGACAGGGCTGCAGGTGGTCGGGATCGTGGAGAACATGAGTGGTTTCATCTGTCCCCACTGCACA GAGTGCACCAACGTCTTCTCCCAGGGAGGCGGGGCAGAGCTGGCCAGACTCGCCGGAGTCCCCTTCCTGG CccgtcccctgccctcccccttcgCAGGATCTGTGCCTCTGGACCCTGAGCTCACCAGGAGCCTGGAGGAAGGTCGAGACTTCATCAGGGACTTCCCTCAGAGTCCCGCCTTCCCCGCGCTCTCCTCCATAGCCCAGAAGGTTCTGAGTGAGGCGCCTGCTCGGCTCTCCTGA
- the IGFALS gene encoding insulin-like growth factor-binding protein complex acid labile subunit — protein MALTGGGPVLAVLLVSWVALGPCSLEGVENGAPGATESPQCPAVCTCGHDDYADQLSVFCSSRNLTQLPDGIPLGTRALWLDGNNLSSIPAAAFRNLSSLAFLNLQGSGLASLEPEALLGLQRLRHLHLERNQLRGLAARTFLHTPGLASLGLGNNLLGRLDEGLFQGLAGLWDLNLGWNSLAVLPDAAFHGLAGLHELVLAGNRLTYLQPPLFRGLAELRELDLSRNALRSVKADVFVKLPRLQKLYLERNLIAAVAPGAFLGMKALRWLDLSHNRVSSLLEDTFPGLLGLHVLRLSHNALASLRPRAFKDLHFLEELQLGHNRLRQLPDRAFEGLGQLEVLTLNDNQIREIEAGAFAGLRSLAVMNLSGNCLRTLPPQLFLGLGRLHSLHLERGCLGRIRPRAFAGLSGLRRLFLKHNGIVAVDEQGLGGLAELQELDLTANQLTHLPGQAFQGLGKLEYLLLSGNRLVALAADTLRPLRHVFWLDVSHNCLEALPEADLPQLRYLSLRNNSLRTFTPHTPGLERLWLEGNPWDCGCPLRALRTLALQQPSVVPRFMQVAPEGDDGLPPVYAYNNITCASPPGVSGLDLRDVDEAHFAHC, from the exons ATGGCCCTGACTGGAG gagGCCCAGTCCTGGCCGTGCTGCTAGTCTCGTGGGTGGCGCTGGGCCCCTGCAGCCTGGAGGGAGTGGAGAACGGGGCCCCAGGGGCCACCGAGAGCCCACAATGCCCAGCTGTGTGCACCTGTGGCCATGATGACTACGCGGACCAGCTCAGCGTCTTCTGCAGCTCCCGCAACCTCACGCAGCTGCCGGACGGCATCCCGCTCGGCACCAGGGCCCTGTGGCTGGACGGCAACAACCTGTCCTCCATCCCCGCAGCCGCCTTCCGGAACCTCTCCAGCCTGGCCTTCCTCAACCTGCAGGGCAGTGGGCTGGCGAGCCTGGAGCCGGAGGCGCTGCTTGGCCTACAGCGGCTACGGCACCTGCACCTGGAGCGGAACCAGCTGCGCGGCCTGGCAGCCCGCACCTTTCTGCACACGCCAGGCCTGGCCTCGCTCGGCCTCGGCAACAACCTGCTCGGCCGGCTGGACGAGGGCCTCTTCCAGGGCCTGGCCGGCCTCTGGGACCTCAACCTCGGCTGGAACAGCCTGGCTGTGTTGCCTGACGCCGCCTTCCACGGCCTGGCCGGCCTGCACGAGCTAGTGCTGGCGGGCAACAGGCTGACCTACCTGCAGCCCCCACTTTTCCGCGGCCTGGCCGAGCTGCGTGAGCTGGACCTGAGCAGGAACGCCCTGCGCAGCGTCAAGGCCGACGTGTTCGTCAAGCTGCCGCGGCTGCAAAAGCTCTATCTGGAGCGCAACCTCATCGCCGCCGTGGCCCCTGGTGCCTTCCTGGGCATGAAGGCGCTGCGCTGGCTGGACCTGTCGCACAACCGCGTGAGCAGCCTCCTGGAGGACACCTTCCCCGGCCTGCTGGGCCTACATGTCCTGCGCCTGTCACACAACGCCCTGGCCAGTCTGCGGCCGCGCGCCTTCAAGGACCTGCACTTCCTGGAGGAGCTGCAGCTCGGCCACAACCGCCTGCGGCAGCTGCCAGACAGGGCCTTTGAAGGCCTGGGCCAGCTCGAGGTGCTGACGCTCAACGACAACCAGATCCGTGAGATCGAGGCAGGTGCCTTCGCGGGCCTCCGCAGCCTGGCGGTCATGAACTTGTCCGGAAATTGCCTGCGGACGCTGCCGCCACAGCTCTTCCTCGGCCTGGGCAGGCTGCACAGTCTGCACCTGGAGCGCGGCTGCCTGGGCCGCATCCGGCCGCGCGCCTTCGCAGGCCTCTCAGGGCTGCGCCGCCTCTTCCTCAAGCACAACGGCATCGTGGCCGTGGACGAGCAGGGCCTGGGCGGGCTGGCCGAGCTGCAGGAGCTGGACCTCACGGCCAACCAGCTCACGCACCTGCCGGGACAGGCGTTCCAGGGCCTCGGCAAGCTGGAGTACCTGCTGCTCTCGGGCAATCGGCTGGTGGCACTGGCAGCCGACACCCTGCGGCCCCTTCGCCACGTCTTCTGGCTGGACGTGTCGCACAACTGCCTGGAGGCCCTGCCTGAGGCCGACCTGCCCCAGCTGCGCTACCTGAGCCTCCGGAACAACTCCCTGCGGACCTTCACGCCGCACACCCCTGGCCTAGAGCGCCTGTGGCTTGAGGGCAACCCCTGGGACTGCGGCTGCCCGCTCCGGGCCCTGAGGACCCTGGCCCTGCAGCAGCCCAGCGTCGTGCCGCGCTTCATGCAGGTGGCGCCGGAGGGCGACGATGGCCTACCACCTGTGTACGCCTACAACAACATCACCTGCGCCAGCCCCCCGGGCGTCTCGGGGCTGGACCTGCGCGATGTCGACGAGGCCCACTTTGCTCACTGCTGA